The following DNA comes from Thermoanaerobaculales bacterium.
ATGCCGAGCAGCTCGCGCACCGCCTCGCCGTTGCGCAGGCGCAGCTTGCGGCCCACGAAGTCGAGCGCCTGGATGCCGTTGGTGCCCTCGTAGATGGTGGCGATCTCGGCGTCGCGCACGTACTGCTCGACCGGGAACTCGTGGGTGTAGCCGTAGCCCCCGTACACCTGCATGCACCAGAGGGCGACCTGGACGCCCCAGTCCGAGGCCCAGGCCTTGCAGATCGGGGTCAGCACCTCGACGTAGGAGTGGTACCTCTCGTGCTCCTCGCCCTCGGAGATGCGGGCCAGGTCCTCGTAAAGCGAGGTCTGGTAAAGCAGGGCGCGCATCGCCTCGGAGTAGGCCTTCGAGGACAGCAGCAGGCGGCGGACGTCAGGGTGCTCGACGATCGGCACCTGCGGCGCGGCCGGGTTCTCCCACTCCTTCCAGCTCCGGCTCTGCAGGCGCTCCTTGGCGTAGGTGAGGGCCGCCTGGTAGGCGCCGGCCGCGGCCGCTGACCCCTGCAGCCCGACCTCGATCCGGGCGCCGTTCATCATGAAGAACATCAGCTTCATGCCGCCCTGCTCCTTGCCGAGCAGGTAGCCGCGGCACTTGCCGTTGCCGCCGAACACGAGCGAGCAGGTGGGGGAGCCGTGGATCCCCATCTTCTTCTCGATGTTGCTGCAGTAGACGTCGTTGGGCTCGCCGAGGCTGCCGTCCTCGTTGACCCAGACCTTGGGGACGATGAACAGCGACAGGCCCTTGGTGCCGGGCGCCGCGTCCGGGGTGCGCGCGAGCACGAGGTGGACGATGTTGTCGGTGAGGTCGTGGTCGCCGGAGGTGATGAAGATCTTCTCACCGGAGATCAGGTAGGTGCCGTCGTCCTGCTTGACCGCCTTGGTCTTGGCGGCGCCGACGTCGGAGCCGGCCTGGGGCTCGGTCAGGCACATGGTGCCGGCCCACTCGCCGCTGATCAGCTTCGCGCAGTAGAGGTTCTTCTCGTGGTCGGTTCCGAAGTTGTCGATCATCATGCCCGCGCCGCGGGTCAGCATGACGGTCAGGCAGAGCGACACGTTGGACCCGGAGAAGAACTCGGTCACCGCGGTCCCGATCACCTCCGGCAGTCCCATGCCGCCGGACGAGGCCGGGATCACCATGCCCATCCAGCCACCCTCGCAGATGGTGTCGTAGACCGACTTGAAGGAGGGCGGCATCGTCACCACGCCGTCCTTCCAGTGAACCCCGATCCGGTCGCCCTCGATGTTCGAGGGCGCCATCTGCTCCTTGGCGATCTTCAGGCCCTCGTCGAGCACCATCTCGAGGTTGTCGCGGTCCCAGTCGGCGTACCTCGGCGCTTCGAGGATCTTGGCGGTGGGCAGCCACTCGAAGAGCTGGAACTTCACGTCACGCATGTCTACGTCATAGGGCATGGAAGACCTCCCCCGAAGCGGTCAATCGCGTCTCGCGACCATGAATGAACACTCATTCATATTCGGTCCGCCGCGGGAAAAAAGCAACCCTTCCGGGCCGGGTGGCGGCAAGGCGTCGAGTGTCAGGACCTGGCGCTTCGCTTCGGCTCCGCTTCCGCGCCCGCTTCCGCTTCCGCGCCCGATCGTGGTGCCCGCCACTCGGAGCAGGCCCTACTCGGCCAAACGGAGAAAGTGACTCTGCTCCAGTACTTTCGAAGAAAAGCTGGAGGCTGGAACGAAGGCGGAAGCGGGCGGGAGGTCCACTGCCGCAGTGACTCACTGCGAAGGACCCTGGGCGGTTGGGAACGGGGACGGGAACGGGAACGGGAACGCGGGGACCCTGCTTGCGGCTCGGAAGGAAGAACGAAGACGGAAGGGGAAGGGGGCGGGTGGCCCACTGCCCCACTGCCCCATCGCCCCAACGCCCAGGACGGTCGGGAACGGGAACGGGAACGGGAACGTGGAAACACTAAACCCACCCCGAAGGGTGGGCCTTGTCGCTCGTGGTGGGCTGCGATCAGTCGTCTGGGCGCAGTAGTCCGCCGGTCAGTCCCTGCGCCGGGGGCCGCCCCGCCCGCGCTCGCCGCCGCGACCCCGGCCGCCGTCGCGGCCGCCGGGCCGGCCGCCGCGCCGCTGCTCGTCACGCGGCGGCGCGCCCCGGTCCGGGATCTCCTCGCCGCGGGCGCGCGCCTCGTCCTCGAGGATCGCGCGGCGTGACAGCTTGATGCGGTCGTTGGCGTCGATGTCGATGATGCGGACGCGCATCGGATCGCCCTCGGTGAGGACGTCGCGGATGTCGGGGATCCGCTCGAGCGAGATCTCCGAGATGTGGACCAGCCCGTCCTGGTTGGGCAGGATCTCGACGAACGCGCCGTAGGGCTCGATCCGCTTGACCGTGCCGTC
Coding sequences within:
- a CDS encoding acyl-CoA dehydrogenase → MRDVKFQLFEWLPTAKILEAPRYADWDRDNLEMVLDEGLKIAKEQMAPSNIEGDRIGVHWKDGVVTMPPSFKSVYDTICEGGWMGMVIPASSGGMGLPEVIGTAVTEFFSGSNVSLCLTVMLTRGAGMMIDNFGTDHEKNLYCAKLISGEWAGTMCLTEPQAGSDVGAAKTKAVKQDDGTYLISGEKIFITSGDHDLTDNIVHLVLARTPDAAPGTKGLSLFIVPKVWVNEDGSLGEPNDVYCSNIEKKMGIHGSPTCSLVFGGNGKCRGYLLGKEQGGMKLMFFMMNGARIEVGLQGSAAAAGAYQAALTYAKERLQSRSWKEWENPAAPQVPIVEHPDVRRLLLSSKAYSEAMRALLYQTSLYEDLARISEGEEHERYHSYVEVLTPICKAWASDWGVQVALWCMQVYGGYGYTHEFPVEQYVRDAEIATIYEGTNGIQALDFVGRKLRLRNGEAVRELLGMAEKTFNALKGDNEMMEPAWMLAAALKQIESIAKDLPKRPDGLLVTMYNAVPILDMVGTVLAAHFLLDQARIAKAKLGEILAAAGVGTADKKAYKEFLANNPEAAFYHNKVQTAIHFAYRALPQVSARAAAVRSGEKSAIYAVL